The Urbifossiella limnaea nucleotide sequence ATCGCCACCCACGTCACCTGCCTCGCCTCCAGCGACGGGTCGATGCCGGCGGCGGCGAGCACCCGGCAGGCGAACATGTACGGCGGGCTGCCGATGTGCGTCGGCACGCCGATCCGCCTCCCCTTCAGGTCCGCGGCCGTCTTGATCGCCGACGTGGGCGGCACCTGCACCCGCAGGCAGCCGGTGTGGACGCCGCCGGTGATCTTGATGTCGCTCCCCTTCTCGATCCCCTTGAGGGCGTACATCACGAGCGTGTGGTTGGCGTGGAACGTGCCGTTGGCGAGGCCCTCCCGCAGCCCGTCCCAGTCGGTGCGGACGATCTCCGTCTCGACCCCCTGCTCGGCGAACAGCCCGCGCTCCTGGGCGACGAAGATGGGCGCCTCGCAGGTGAGGCCGAGGTACGCGACCTTGAGCTTGCCGGCGCCCGGCTCGCCGGGCGCGACCGACCCGCGCCCGCCGCACCCGGCCGGGACGAGGGCGAGACCGGCCGCCAGCAGGCATGCGACGGCGAGCAACGGGCGGCGGGTCATGACGGCGTCTCCGCGGGGGTGGACGGCGAACTCACTTCTTCAGGATGGCCTTCTGGTTCTCCAGGATCGTCTCCTGGTTCTTCAGCACTCTGTCGAGCTTCTCCTGGTTGGCCAGGATGCTCTTCTGGTTCGCCTGGATCTTGTCCTGGTTCGCCAGCAGCTTCTCCAGCTTGGCCTGGTTGCCCTCGATCGTCTTCTGGTTGGCGATGATCGTCTCCTGGTTGGCGATGATCGTCTTCTGGTTCGCCAGGATGTCGTCTTCCTTGGCCACGGGCGTCACTCCGGAGAGAGGTACGATCGGCCGGGGGCCGACCCGCCCCGTGCGGGCCGGTCCCTCCGGCGTAGTGTAAGGGTTCGTGCGTCAACGGGTCGAACTCGCCCCGCGCCGCGGGGGCGACCGTCGAACGGGCCGGCTCAGGACCGCGGCGGTCGCTCGGGCCGGAAGGGACGGGTGGCGGGGTCGAAGGCGAGTGGCGAGGTGAAGGCAGGGCCGACCCCGGCCGCCGGGGGCACGGGCTCGTGCGGGGCACGCACGGCCTGCTCGACCGGCGGCGTCGCCGGGGCCGCCGGGGCGAGCGGGATCGGGTCGCGGTGCCGGGAGCAGGACGGCCCGTGGCACGGCTCCGGGGGGTGGGCGGGTGTCGGCGAGTCGGCCGCGGTCGCCCCCGTGGGGGAGACGATCACGACGTAGTCGCCGCAGCCGGCGCGGGCGTCCGGAGCGAGGAGCGCGACCGCCACGACGGCGAGGAAGGCCCCCCACCGCGGCGCCCGTCGGCTGTTCCGCCTCGCCCGTTCCGACACGACTCTCGCCCACGGGGTTGTCACCCGCGCGGCGCGGGTGATGTGGTCACCAGGAATACGCCTATCATGACCGCAACGGCCCGCCGAGGCAACCGCCATCCGGCGCGAAGTCGCCACCGGCCGCCCTCCCGCCGAGCCCCGCGATGCCCCGCACCGTCCCGCTCTCGCGCGTCATCGACCTCACCGACCCCGCCGGCAACCGCGTCTACAACATGACCGTGGACGAGGCCCGCGCCCTCGTCGCCGCCGGCGACGCCGACGCGGTCCGCCGCATCGACGGCGAGTTCGCCCTGGTCGGCCAGCAGGGCAAGAGCGTGCTGATGGCCCGCACCATCGGCCGGCTGCTCCGCTACTTCATCGCCAAGTTCCGCGACGGCCCTATCCTCATCGTCGCCGACCGCATCGACGCCATCCGCGCCGAGCTCGACGCCCACGGCCTCGGCGACCAGTTCCACCCGTCATACACCCGCATGGTGCCGGCGCACCACGTCGTGCGGATCGAGCTCGTCGGCTGCCCCGACCCGAACCCGACGTACACCCGCTTCTTCGCCCCCGAACGGAACAGCCAGCCGGCCGACCCGGCGGCGATCGGCGAGCGCTACGTCGGCGCCGCGTTCGCCGAAATCACCCGCTGGCTCGACCGCGTCCCGGCGCACGAGCCGATCGGCGTGTGCTTCTCCGGCGGCGTCGACAGCGGGGCCGTGTTCCTGCTGACGTACCACGCGCTGCTGACCCGCGGCGACAGCCCGGCCCGGCTGAAGGCGTTCACCCTCGCGGTGGACGGCGGCGGCCCCGACCTGGCGCAGGCCCGCGACTTCCTCGGCCGCCTCGGGCTGGAGTTGTTCCTCGAACCGATCCCCGTCCGCGGCGCCGACATCGCCATCGAGGACGCCGTCCGGGTGATCGAGGACTACAAGCCGCTGGACGTGCAATCCGGCGCGATGGCGCTGGCGCTGTGCCGCGGCGTGCGCGCCCGCTACCCCGAGTGGCGCTACCTGCTCGACGGCGACGGCGGCGACGAGAACCTGAAGGACTACCCGATCGAGGACAACCCCGAGCTGACGATCCGCAGCGTGCTGAACAACCTGATGCTGTACCAGGAGGGCTGGGGCGTCGGGGCCATCAAGCACTCGCTGACGTACTCCGGCGGCCAGAGCCGGGGCTACGCCCGCACCTACGCGCCGCTGGCGGTGACGGGGTTCGTCGGGCTCAGCCCGTTCGTGTGCCCGGCGGTCATCGCCGTGGCCGAGGGCATCCCGTTCATCGAACTCACCGGCTGGGACCACGACCGGCTGTACGACCTGAAGGGGGCGGTGGTGGCCGCGGGGGTGAAGGCGGTGACGGGGCTGGAGCTGCCGGTGTTCCCGAAGCGCCGCTTCCAGCACGGGGCGGCGGACCGGCCGGCGGAGCTGTTCCCGGCCGGCGCGGCGGCCTACCGGCGGGCGTACCAGCGGGTGTACGAGGCGGCGGGGGCGTGACCGGCATGACCCACCCGCTGCCGACCGACGACTGGGTGCTCGCCCGCCGGCCGCCGCGCAACGCCGTCGCCGCCGACCGGCCGTATGCGTTCCTGGTCGAGCCCGAGCCCGCCGCCGACGGCCGGCTCGTCGACGTCGCCACGCTGTTCCTCAGCAACCGCGAGTGCCCGTTCCGCTGCGTCATGTGCGACCTGTGGAAGAACACGCTCGCCGAGTCCGTCGCCCCCGGCCAGATACCCGAGCAGATTCGCTGGGCGCTCGCGCAGCTGCCGGCGGCACACCACCTGAAGCTGTACAACGCCGGCAGCTTCTTCGACCCGCGCGCCGTCCCGCCCGCCGACTACGCCGCCATCGCACGCCTCGCGGCGCCGTTCGAGCGCGTCGTGGTCGAGTGTCACCCGCGGCTCGTCGGCCGGCGCTGCTTCGAGTTTCAGGCGCTGCTCGCGGGCCAGTTCGAGGTGGCGATGGGGCTCGAAACCGTCCACCCCGACGTGCTGCCGCGGCTGAACAAGGGGATGACTCTCGCCGACTTCACCCGCGCGGCCGCCGACCTCCGCGCGGCCGGCGCCGCGGTGCGGGCGTTCATCCTGGTGCGGCCGCCGTTCCTGACCGACGCCGAGGGGCTGGAGTGGGCCAAGCGGTCGCTCGACTTCGCGTTCGCCGCCGGGGCCGAGTGCTGTAGCCTGATCCCCACGCGCGCCGGCAACGGCGCGATGGAAGAACTCGCGGCGCAGGGCCACTTCGCGCCGCCGTCGCTCGACGCGGTGGAAGCAGCCTTCGAGTACGGCCTGGGGCTGCGGGCCGGCCGCGTGTTCGTGGACCTGTGGGACATCGGCACGCCGGGCGCCGACGCGGCGCGCGTGGCCCGGCTCGGCCGCATGAACCTGTCGCAGAAGGTGGAAGCCCCGTGACGCGGCTCGACTGCGATCTCGTCGTACTCGGCTCCGGCTTCGGCGGCACGCTGCTGGCGATCGTGGCGCGATCGCTGGGCCTGTCGGTGGCGGTGGTCGAGCGCGGCACGCACCCGCGGTTCGCCATCGGCGAATCATCGACGCCGCTGGCCGACTTCAAGCTCGCCCGCATCGCCGACCGGTTCGGCCTCGACTGGTTGCGGCCGCTGGCGAAGTACGGCCCGTGGAAGGCGACGTACCCGCACCTCAGCTGCGGGCTGAAGCGCGGGTTCAGCTTCTTCCGCCACCGGGCCGGCGAGTCGTTCGCGCCCGCCGAGGGGAACGCGAACGCCCTCATCGTCGCCGCCAGCCCGACGGACGCCACCGCCGACACGCACTGGTACCGCCCCGACTTCGACGCCCACCTCGTCGAGCGCGCCGTTGCCGCAGGCGCGCACTACCTCGACCGCTGCGAGGTTCACACACTTCGGCACACCAAGCCCGGTTGGGAAATCGAAGGGGCGCGGCCCGATGGCGCGGTGAGCGTCCGCGCCGGCCTGCTGATCGACGCCACCGGCACCGGGCAGGCGCTCGCCGAAGCGCTGAAGCTGGAGGCGGTCGATCCCGCGCAGCTGCGGACGCGGTCGCGCGCCCTCTACTCGCACTTCCGCGGCGTGGCCCACTGGCACGACGTGCTCGGCCCGGCGGCCACCGCCGACCACCCGTTCCCGTGCGACGCCGCGGCCCTGCACCAGATCATCGACGGCGGCTGGATGTGGGTGCTGCGGTTCGAGAACGGCATCACCAGCGCCGGCTTCTCGCTCGACCCCGACCGCCACCCGGTCCGGCCGGGCGAGTCGCCGGACGCGGAGTGGCGGCGGCTGCTCGACACGTACCCGTCGCTGGCGCGGCAGTTCGCCGACGCGGTGCCGACGCGGCCGCTGGTGCGCACGGGCCGGTTGCAGCGCCGCCTCACCCGCGCGGCCGGCCCCGACTGGGCGCTGCTGCCGCACGCCGCGGGCTTCCTCGACGCCTGGCTCAGCCCCGGCATCGCGCAGACGCTGTACGCGGTGAACCGGCTCGCCAACGTCCTGGCCGACGAGCCGGCCGCGCGCGCGCGCCGGCTGGCGGGCTACGGCGACGCGGTGCTGCGCGAGCTGGCGTGGGTGGACGAGATCACCGGGACGTGCTTCGAGTGCCTCGACCGCTTCCCGGTGCTGGCGACGGCGGTGATGGTGTACTTCACCGCGGCGATTTACTGTGAGGAGCGCGAGCGCCGCGGCGAGGCCGGGCCGGACGAGGGGTTCCTGCTCGCCGACCACCCGGAGTACCGCGCCGCCGCGGCGAAGTTGTTCGCGGCGGCGCGGACGACGGCGGACGCGGACGCGTTCCTCGCCGCCGCCCGCCGCGCGCTGGAGCCGTACAACTCGTGCGGCCTGTGCGACCCGCGGCGGCGGAACATGTACCCGTACACCGCGTCGCACGCCGCCCGGTAGGCCCGCTACTGCGCGCCCTTCGCCGCGTACCCGCGCCACGTCCACTCGATCGCGTGCGGCAGGAACCGCCCCTGGGCCTTGCCGTCGCAGTGGCCCGACCCGCGGCAGAACAGGTACTGGTACTCGTACCCCTTCGCCTTCAGCGCCGTCGCCATGCGGTGGTTCGCCGCCACCCAGTCGTGCATGTTGTCGCGCATCACGTTCGGGTTCAGCAGGTCGCGGTCGCCGACCTGGATGAACAGCCGGATCGGCTTCTTCGGCTCCTTCGGGATGAGCGTCTCGTGGAAGCCCCACGCCCCGTCCGGGTACTTCGGGTCGAACGGCCACGCCTGGTTGACGAACGTGCCCGAGGTGGTGAGCGCCCGGCGGTACAGGTCGGTGCGGAACCACGCCATGATGAGCGCGCACGACCCGCCGGAGCTGCACCCCATCGCCGCCCGGCCGTCGGGGTCCTTGGTCAGCTTCACGCCGCAGGTCTTCTCGACGCGCGGCAGCACCTCGTCCTCGATGTACGTGGCGTAGTCGCCGTTCATGTTGTCGTACTCCTTGCCGCGCTCGTGCCCCTGCGCGTCGCCGCCGCCGTTGGCGATGGAGATGAGGATGATCGGCGGGATCCGCTTCTGGTGGATGAGGTTGTCGAGGATGGTCTTGTACCCGTTGGCGTGGCCGGGGCCGTCGTGCACGACCATGAACGGCGCCGCCGTGCCCGGCTGGTACTGCGCCGGGACGTACACGCCGACCGCCCGCTTGTAGTCGATCGGGTGCGTCTCGACGACCAGCGTCTTGGGGTTGGTCGGGTCCACCTTGCCGAACACCTTGCGGGCGATGCCGGGGTTGAACAGCTTCGTCTCCTTCGAGTCGATGACGAACTGCTGCACCTTCCCCTCGGGCACGCCGTCGGCCTTCTTGCGCTCCGGGGCGGTGACGTAGTCCGGCCCGATGACGAAGTTGTCGTAGGCGTCGAGCGGCGGGAGTTCGCCCTTGCCGAGCGTCTTGAACGGCGGGGCGCCCTTGTCGTCGGGGCTGCGGGTCGGCGGCTGCGCGACGGCGAGGCCGGCGGCGGCGAGGAGGAGCAGTGCGGCGAGGCGGGACATACCGGCTCCGGGAGGGGTAGCGGGTGCTCGGACGGCACCCGGGCGTGCGCGGGTAGCTTATTCACGCCCCGCCGCACCGGCCGGCGACCGCGGCACCGCCGGCGTGGTATCATTCGACCGGACGTCACACGGGTGTCGAGAACGAGACACACCCGCCGGAGGCCTCACATGACCCGCCCCGCCCTCGTCCTCGCCGCGCTCGCCGCCGGCGCCCTGCCGGCCCGCCCGGACACGCCGCCGCCCGTGCTGGCGCTGACCGGCCTCGACCCCGTCGCCCTGGCGGCCGGCACCGAGACGCCGGGCAAGGAGGGCATCGAGGCCACCTACGGGCGGTTCACGTACCGGTTCGCCAGCGAGGCGAACAAGGCCGCGTTCCTGGCCCGGCCGGGCGAGCGCGCCGTCCAGTTCGGCGGCGCCTGCGGCCGGATGGGGCCGTTCAGCGGCACCGGCAACCCGGCCCGATTCCACGTCCACGACGGCCGCATCTACCTCTTCGCCTCGGAGGCCTGCCGCGACTCGTTCAAGCGCGACCCGGACAAGCACGTCGAGCAGCCGAACCCGGCCCCGCAGGGGACCGCCGACGAGAAGGCCCGCGGCGCCCGGCTGGTCGAGCGGGCGCTCGACGGCTTCGGCGGGGCGAAGGCCGTGGACGCCCTCCGCACCCTCTCCCGCGTCGAGAAGGTCGTCTACACCCAGGGCGGCACGGAGACGGCCGGCACCGCCCGGAGCGTCTGGGCGTTCCCCGACGCGGTGCGGACCGAGGAGAGCTTCGGCACGCCCTACGGCCACGTGGTGACGCGGGACGGCGGGTTCGAGTTCCTGGGGCAGAAGGACTGGGCGCTCGAGCCGGCGATGCGCGCCGACGCCTGGCGGCGGGCGCTGCGCGAGCCGCTGGTGCTGCTGCGGAACCGCGCCGCGCCGGGGTTCGTGGCCGTGGCCCGCGGCCCGAACACCGTCGAGGTGGCCCTCGCCGGCGCCACCTCCACCTGGACCCTCGACGAGAAGACCGGCCGGGTGGTGCGGGCCGAGTTCCGGGCGCGCCGCGGCACGGTCGGCGACAACGCGGTCGTGTTCGCCGACTTCCGGGCCGTGAACGGCGTCGTGCTGCCGCACAAGCGGACCGAGTCGTTCGACGGCAAGGAGATCACCGCCCCGGCGCGGCGCGTCGAGGCGCTGGAGGCGAACGGCGAGGTGAAGGCCGAGCTGTTCGTGCGGCCCAAGTGACCCGGGCGAACGGCGCGACGCCGGCCCGCCGGCGGGGTATGATTCCTCCGGAGCGACCGGCAAACCCTGGGAGGCGAGCATGTCCGAGGAGCGCGACCCGCGGGTGGTTCACGTGGCGCCCGACCTGCGCATCGCCAGCACCGTGGCGGCGTGGTTCGGGGAGAAGGGCTACCTGTGCGAGGTGGTGGTGCCGGAGCACCCGGCGGAGGCGCCGGACGGCATCGGCCTGACGGCGCACGCCCCGCCGGGCGTCGAGGTGCGCGTCCTCGACGTGGACCAGGCCCAGAAGGCGAAAGACCTGCTCGCCGACGCCTTCGCCGCCCGGGAGCTGGCCGAGCGCCGCGCGGCCCGCACCGGCACCGTGTCGGCGACGTGCGAGGAGTGCGGGACGGCGTCCGAGTGGGCGGCGGCCGACATGGGGAGCACGCAGGAGTGCCCCAGCTGCGGCCGGTACATGGACGTCCCCGACCCCGACGACGACTGGTCCGACGTGGACTTCGGGTCCGAGGACGACGCCGCCCCGCCCGCCGACCCGAAGGCCGAAGGCTGACATGCCCGCCGAACCGACCAGCTTCACCGTCGTCGCCGCCGAGGCCGGGCACACCCTGGCCAAGGTGCTCCGCAGCCGCCTCGGCGGGCCGTCGTGGGGCGAGGTCCGCAAGCTCATCGCCGCCCGCCGGGTCAAGGTCGGCGACACGGTCAGCACCGACGACGCCCGCCGCCTCAAGGAGAACGAGGTCGTCGTCCTCCTCGAACACCCGAAGCCGCTGCCGCGGACGGCGCACCCCGAGCGGCTCGTCATCCGCCACCTCGACGAGCACGTCGTCGTGGTCGAGAAGCCGGCCGGGGTGAACACCGTGCGCCACCCGGCCGAGCTGGAGTGGTCCGAGGAGAAGCGCGAGCTCGACCCGACGCTCGAAGACCTGGCGCAGTGGGCCGTCGCCCACCGGCTGAAGCGGCCGGCGTCCGACCTGAACCGGCTGCGGATCGTCCACCGGCTCGACAAGGAAACCAGCGGGCTGCTGGTGTTCGCCCGGTCCGTGCTCGCCGAGCGCGAGCTCGGCATGCAGTTCCGCAAGCACACCGTCACGCGCCGCTACCTCACCGTG carries:
- a CDS encoding alpha/beta hydrolase, whose product is MSRLAALLLLAAAGLAVAQPPTRSPDDKGAPPFKTLGKGELPPLDAYDNFVIGPDYVTAPERKKADGVPEGKVQQFVIDSKETKLFNPGIARKVFGKVDPTNPKTLVVETHPIDYKRAVGVYVPAQYQPGTAAPFMVVHDGPGHANGYKTILDNLIHQKRIPPIILISIANGGGDAQGHERGKEYDNMNGDYATYIEDEVLPRVEKTCGVKLTKDPDGRAAMGCSSGGSCALIMAWFRTDLYRRALTTSGTFVNQAWPFDPKYPDGAWGFHETLIPKEPKKPIRLFIQVGDRDLLNPNVMRDNMHDWVAANHRMATALKAKGYEYQYLFCRGSGHCDGKAQGRFLPHAIEWTWRGYAAKGAQ
- a CDS encoding asparagine synthase-related protein; the protein is MPRTVPLSRVIDLTDPAGNRVYNMTVDEARALVAAGDADAVRRIDGEFALVGQQGKSVLMARTIGRLLRYFIAKFRDGPILIVADRIDAIRAELDAHGLGDQFHPSYTRMVPAHHVVRIELVGCPDPNPTYTRFFAPERNSQPADPAAIGERYVGAAFAEITRWLDRVPAHEPIGVCFSGGVDSGAVFLLTYHALLTRGDSPARLKAFTLAVDGGGPDLAQARDFLGRLGLELFLEPIPVRGADIAIEDAVRVIEDYKPLDVQSGAMALALCRGVRARYPEWRYLLDGDGGDENLKDYPIEDNPELTIRSVLNNLMLYQEGWGVGAIKHSLTYSGGQSRGYARTYAPLAVTGFVGLSPFVCPAVIAVAEGIPFIELTGWDHDRLYDLKGAVVAAGVKAVTGLELPVFPKRRFQHGAADRPAELFPAGAAAYRRAYQRVYEAAGA
- a CDS encoding NAD(P)/FAD-dependent oxidoreductase — encoded protein: MTRLDCDLVVLGSGFGGTLLAIVARSLGLSVAVVERGTHPRFAIGESSTPLADFKLARIADRFGLDWLRPLAKYGPWKATYPHLSCGLKRGFSFFRHRAGESFAPAEGNANALIVAASPTDATADTHWYRPDFDAHLVERAVAAGAHYLDRCEVHTLRHTKPGWEIEGARPDGAVSVRAGLLIDATGTGQALAEALKLEAVDPAQLRTRSRALYSHFRGVAHWHDVLGPAATADHPFPCDAAALHQIIDGGWMWVLRFENGITSAGFSLDPDRHPVRPGESPDAEWRRLLDTYPSLARQFADAVPTRPLVRTGRLQRRLTRAAGPDWALLPHAAGFLDAWLSPGIAQTLYAVNRLANVLADEPAARARRLAGYGDAVLRELAWVDEITGTCFECLDRFPVLATAVMVYFTAAIYCEERERRGEAGPDEGFLLADHPEYRAAAAKLFAAARTTADADAFLAAARRALEPYNSCGLCDPRRRNMYPYTASHAAR
- a CDS encoding RluA family pseudouridine synthase, which produces MPAEPTSFTVVAAEAGHTLAKVLRSRLGGPSWGEVRKLIAARRVKVGDTVSTDDARRLKENEVVVLLEHPKPLPRTAHPERLVIRHLDEHVVVVEKPAGVNTVRHPAELEWSEEKRELDPTLEDLAQWAVAHRLKRPASDLNRLRIVHRLDKETSGLLVFARSVLAERELGMQFRKHTVTRRYLTVVPGIFLDRTVTSNLVPDRGDGRRGSTPFPAVGKRAVTHFTVQERLRGYTLLSCRLETGRTHQIRIHLSEAGHPVCGDKVYCKKPNGEVVADASGAPRLALHATELGFAHPASGAALHWDMPLPPDLAKFVAALR
- a CDS encoding ferritin family protein, with the translated sequence MTRPALVLAALAAGALPARPDTPPPVLALTGLDPVALAAGTETPGKEGIEATYGRFTYRFASEANKAAFLARPGERAVQFGGACGRMGPFSGTGNPARFHVHDGRIYLFASEACRDSFKRDPDKHVEQPNPAPQGTADEKARGARLVERALDGFGGAKAVDALRTLSRVEKVVYTQGGTETAGTARSVWAFPDAVRTEESFGTPYGHVVTRDGGFEFLGQKDWALEPAMRADAWRRALREPLVLLRNRAAPGFVAVARGPNTVEVALAGATSTWTLDEKTGRVVRAEFRARRGTVGDNAVVFADFRAVNGVVLPHKRTESFDGKEITAPARRVEALEANGEVKAELFVRPK
- a CDS encoding radical SAM protein; amino-acid sequence: MTHPLPTDDWVLARRPPRNAVAADRPYAFLVEPEPAADGRLVDVATLFLSNRECPFRCVMCDLWKNTLAESVAPGQIPEQIRWALAQLPAAHHLKLYNAGSFFDPRAVPPADYAAIARLAAPFERVVVECHPRLVGRRCFEFQALLAGQFEVAMGLETVHPDVLPRLNKGMTLADFTRAAADLRAAGAAVRAFILVRPPFLTDAEGLEWAKRSLDFAFAAGAECCSLIPTRAGNGAMEELAAQGHFAPPSLDAVEAAFEYGLGLRAGRVFVDLWDIGTPGADAARVARLGRMNLSQKVEAP